In Desulfovibrio sp. JC022, the following proteins share a genomic window:
- a CDS encoding transcriptional regulator produces MMKFVIIAVAAFIMWKLFSGDQKKKQDQAGKVHDKKVKTGEMVKDPICGAYVPKNGDIRVKNGEKVECFCSYECRDKYIKRLEAESNE; encoded by the coding sequence ATGATGAAATTTGTTATTATTGCCGTGGCTGCCTTCATTATGTGGAAGCTTTTCAGCGGCGACCAGAAAAAAAAGCAAGATCAAGCCGGCAAGGTCCACGATAAAAAGGTCAAGACCGGCGAGATGGTCAAGGACCCGATTTGCGGAGCCTATGTTCCCAAGAATGGTGACATCCGGGTAAAGAACGGTGAAAAAGTTGAATGCTTCTGTTCTTACGAATGCCGTGACAAATACATCAAACGGCTTGAGGCTGAAAGTAACGAATAA